A portion of the Toxoplasma gondii ME49 chromosome VIIb, whole genome shotgun sequence genome contains these proteins:
- a CDS encoding NAC domain-containing protein (encoded by transcript TGME49_257090): MGSPSPLSPPTVSPHFVSPEIGRRPGFCAFTDLLRTLTGVSNWRTLSNARRRIFSPVLSTLFTTHSFREVFEEGSFSSFSPRVAAVCLGVKAVASVQRRPVVQSASLRFLQPVLSRITTALFKGTRHTAGSAVARFAPQTFRVFLVLEFLWWGAGGSRARAPCENGSQKMEEELTPEILAARAKLRERFGQASQQLGGKGTARRKTKKAHKSVVVDDKKLQLTLKRLGVSTIYGIEEVLMIQDNGKALQFLTPKVQAAPAANTYVVSGHYEERPNMFPGGLPGMFSQRGAGAGGMNFDTSLITPEMLRQLQQHMSALKTGAGGAEGAAAGEGAETGDASKKGDDDVPELVQNFEDVSEQ, from the coding sequence ATGGGGTCTccttcccccctctctccccccaCCGTTTCTCCCCACTTCGTTTCCCCCGAAATTGGGCGGCGGCCAGGGTTCTGCGCGTTTACGGATCTTCTGCGTACATTGACCGGAGTGAGCAACTGGCGGACGCTTTCGAACGCGCGGCGGCGGATTTTTTCTCCCGTGCTCTCCACTTTGTTCACCACGCACTCTTTTCGGGAAGTTTTTGAAGAGGgaagtttctcttcgttctctccaaGGGTTGCGGCGGTTTGCTTGGGGGTGAAAGCGGTTGCATCGGTACAGCGTAGACCCGTTGTGCAAAGTGCCAGTCTGCGGTTTCTTCAACCAGTTTTGTCGCGTATCACCACCGCTCTTTTTAAGGGCACGCGACACACAGCAGGGTCTGCTGTTGCTCGTTTTGCCCCGCAGACATTTCGtgttttcctcgttctcgaGTTTTTGTGGTGGGGCGCTGGCGGCTCTCGCGCGCGTGCGCCTTGTGAGAACGGTTCACAGAAAATGGAAGAGGAATTGACCCCAGAAATACTCGCCGCCCGCGCGAAGCTGCGGGAGCGGTTTGGACAGGCTTCCCAGCAGCTCGGCGGCAAGGGGACTGCTCGCAGAAAGACCAAGAAGGCCCACAAGTCGGTCGTCGTTGACGACAAAAAGCTCCAGCTCACACTGAAACGGCTGGGAGTCTCGACCATCTATGGCATCGAGGAGGTTCTCATGATTCAGGACAACGGCAAGGCTCTTCAATTCCTTACCCCCAAGGTGCAAGCCGCCCCTGCGGCCAACACTTACGTCGTTTCGGGCCACTACGAGGAGAGGCCGAATATGTTTCCCGGCGGACTTCCGGGCATGTTCTCCCAGCGAGGCGCCGGAGCGGGGGGAATGAACTTTGACACTTCCCTGATCACTCCGGAGATGCTCcgccagctgcagcagcacaTGTCTGCCTTGAAGACGGGTGCGGGCGGTGCTGAAGGAGCGGccgcaggcgaaggcgccgagACTGGCGACGCCAGCAAGAAGGGAGATGATGACGTCCCCGAGCTTGTGCAGAACTTCGAGGATGTTTCAGAGCAATGA